The Brassica napus cultivar Da-Ae unplaced genomic scaffold, Da-Ae ScsIHWf_2671;HRSCAF=3429, whole genome shotgun sequence genome includes a window with the following:
- the LOC125601866 gene encoding photosystem II D2 protein-like, with amino-acid sequence MLRQFELARSVQLRPYNAIAFSGPIAVFVSVFLIYPLGQSGWFFAPSFGVAAIFRFILFFQGFHNWTLNPFHMMGVAGVLGAALLCAIHGATVENTLFEDGDGANTFRAFNPTQAEETYSMVTANRFWSQIFGVAFSNKRWLHFFMLFVPVTGLWMSALGVVGLALNLRAYDFVSQEIRAAEDPEFETFYTKNILLNEGIRAWMAAQDQPHENLIFPEEVLPRGNAL; translated from the coding sequence ATGTTACGTCAATTTGAACTTGCTCGATCTGTTCAATTGCGACCTTATAATGCAATCGCATTCTCTGGTCCAATTGctgtttttgtttctgtctttctaatTTATCCACTAGGTCAATCTGGTTGGTTCTTTGCGCCTAGTTTTGGTGTAGCGGCTATATTTCGATTCATCCTCTTTTTCCAAGGGTTTCATAATTGGACATTGAACCCATTTCATATGATGGGAGTCGCTGGTGTACTGGGCGCGGCTCTGTTATGCGCTATTCATGGTGCTACTGTAGAAAATACTTTATTTGAAGATGGTGATGGTGCAAATACATTCCGTGCTTTTAACCCAACTCAAGCCGAAGAAACTTATTCAATGGTCACCGCTAACCGCTTTTGGTCACAAATCTTTGGGGTTGCTTTTTCCAATAAACGTTGGTTACATTTCTTTATGTTATTTGTACCAGTAACTGGTTTATGGATGAGTGCTCTTGGAGTAGTCGGTCTAGCTTTGAACCTACGTGCCTATGACTTCGTTTCCCAGGAAATCCGTGCAGCGGAAGATCCGGAATTTGAGACTTTCTAtactaaaaatattcttttaaacgAAGGTATTCGCGCTTGGATGGCGGCTCAAGATCAGCCTCATGAAAACCTTATATTCCCTGAGGAGGTTCTACCACGTGGAAACGCTCTTTAA